The following are encoded together in the Gammaproteobacteria bacterium genome:
- a CDS encoding sterol desaturase family protein translates to MDLVPYAVPFFLLLIGIEYVWGRLHGSDTYRLNDSVNSLSLGVLSTAIKIVGLNFGGAVFSWVEQHLALTRLDMHSAWNWIFALLLYDLCYYWFHRISHERTLFWASHVAHHQSEEYNLTTALRQTSTGFLVSWLFYIPCFIAGVPATMFVTVASVHLIYQFWIHTRHIPKLGVLEWFLITASNHRVHHAQNARYVDKNYGGLLIVWDRLFGTFEEERADEPPVYGILGPLRSWNPLWANLHVYVQMLRDAWYTHAVADKLRVLGARTGWRPADVAQRFPLAKGRLEDFRRYDPPLTRPVAAYTLAQFVFLLGYALWMEQRAPAQGLMLRLALFGYLLLGLIALGALMQCAMTGRRWEQLRLALTAGAVALLYLTQSSPVWVNSLMIAYVLASLVVMRRMVPVAESI, encoded by the coding sequence ATGGATCTGGTTCCCTACGCCGTGCCGTTTTTCCTGCTGTTGATCGGCATCGAGTATGTGTGGGGGCGTCTCCACGGCAGCGATACCTATCGCCTGAATGACAGCGTGAACAGCCTGAGTCTCGGCGTCCTCAGCACCGCGATCAAGATCGTCGGACTCAATTTCGGTGGCGCGGTGTTCAGCTGGGTCGAGCAACACCTGGCGCTCACTCGCCTCGACATGCACTCCGCGTGGAACTGGATCTTCGCCCTGCTGCTCTACGATCTGTGCTACTACTGGTTTCATCGCATCAGTCACGAGCGCACGCTGTTCTGGGCATCGCATGTCGCGCACCACCAGAGCGAGGAATACAATCTCACCACGGCGCTGCGCCAGACCAGCACCGGGTTTCTGGTGAGCTGGTTGTTCTACATTCCGTGCTTCATCGCGGGAGTGCCCGCGACGATGTTCGTGACCGTCGCCTCGGTGCATCTGATCTACCAGTTCTGGATTCATACCCGCCACATACCCAAGCTCGGCGTGCTCGAGTGGTTCCTGATCACCGCATCCAATCACCGCGTGCATCACGCGCAGAATGCCAGATATGTCGACAAGAATTATGGTGGTCTGCTGATCGTGTGGGATCGCCTGTTCGGCACATTCGAGGAAGAACGCGCCGACGAGCCACCGGTCTACGGCATACTGGGTCCGCTGCGCAGCTGGAATCCGCTGTGGGCCAACCTGCATGTTTATGTGCAGATGCTCCGTGATGCGTGGTACACGCATGCTGTTGCCGACAAGCTGCGCGTGCTCGGCGCGCGCACCGGATGGCGACCGGCGGACGTGGCGCAGCGCTTCCCGCTGGCGAAGGGGCGGCTCGAGGATTTTCGTCGCTACGATCCGCCGCTGACGCGCCCGGTCGCGGCCTACACGCTGGCGCAATTCGTGTTCCTGCTGGGTTATGCATTGTGGATGGAGCAACGGGCCCCGGCGCAGGGGTTGATGCTGCGACTGGCGCTGTTCGGCTACCTGTTGCTCGGGCTGATCGCGCTCGGCGCCTTGATGCAGTGCGCGATGACAGGGCGACGCTGGGAACAGCTGCGTCTTGCACTGACCGCGGGTGCGGTGGCCTTGCTGTATCTGACACAAAGCTCACCCGTTTGGGTGAATTCGCTGATGATTGCCTATGTGCTTGCATCGCTGGTCGTGATGCGACGCATGGTGCCGGTTGCCGAAAGCATTTGA
- a CDS encoding class I SAM-dependent methyltransferase: MSFYHDHLLPHLLDLACGTSPIARQRAKIVPLASGRVLEVGMGSGHNLSFYDPARVEFVWGLEPSHAMRARAESRLARSPVEVHWLDLPGERIPLADHSVDTIVLTYTLCTIPDIGAALAQMRRVLKPDGRLLFCEHGAAPDAAVRRWQDRVNRPWRCVFGGCNLNRDVPLLLTEGGFGITGIDTMYLPGTPRFAGFNCWGEARPAAD, translated from the coding sequence TTGAGTTTTTACCACGACCATCTGTTGCCTCATTTGCTCGATCTTGCGTGCGGCACCTCGCCGATTGCCCGGCAACGGGCCAAGATCGTGCCGCTCGCGAGCGGGCGGGTGCTGGAGGTGGGCATGGGCTCGGGTCACAACCTGTCGTTCTACGATCCTGCGCGGGTTGAGTTCGTGTGGGGCCTGGAGCCAAGCCATGCGATGCGGGCGCGCGCCGAGAGCAGGCTTGCGCGCTCGCCGGTCGAGGTTCATTGGCTGGACCTTCCGGGCGAGCGCATCCCGCTCGCGGATCACAGCGTCGATACCATCGTGCTGACTTATACCCTGTGCACGATTCCCGATATCGGTGCCGCACTGGCGCAGATGAGGCGGGTTCTGAAACCCGATGGGCGCCTGTTGTTCTGCGAGCACGGTGCGGCTCCCGATGCCGCGGTGCGTCGTTGGCAGGATCGGGTCAACAGGCCGTGGCGGTGCGTATTCGGCGGCTGCAATCTCAACCGCGATGTGCCGCTGCTGCTGACCGAGGGCGGCTTTGGTATCACCGGCATCGATACGATGTATTTGCCCGGTACGCCGCGCTTTGCCGGGTTCAATTGCTGGGGTGAGGCACGGCCTGCGGCGGATTGA
- a CDS encoding DHA2 family efflux MFS transporter permease subunit, producing the protein MDEPTRATPLHGLALAGATAAVSVAAFMNVLDTTIAVVALPTIAGNLAATPSQASWVVTSYGVCLAVVLPLSGWISRRYGLVRTFLCAVLLFTLTSWLCASANTFNLLLFFRALQGFAGGLLLPLSQSLLLRIYPPEKHGTALGIWAVSTAIAPVAGPLLGGYITDVWGWPWIFYVNVPFGLFSAYLCWTLMSAHESERVREPVDLVGLFLLATGVICFQLVLDRGHELDWFASPQISVMLTVSVMFFFLFIVWERDAPHPIVDLSLFRYTNFVTGTALISVFYAVFVVVAVVYPIWIQTVLGYSARWSGIVMSPTSIVPLIAMPFVGQYVRTADPRPLVTIGCIGITGSMLLHAHTTTDAPSSYLALARFTIGMGMPLVWMPLMMNALTGLPPDKINTATGLFNFSRMLLSSLGTAAAVTLWDERSIFHRARLVEEVSRDTPERRAIFDSMTNTLQDPQAALAALESIITRQARTLGQQDLFYVCAGAVLLVGAGCWLLSGRLASSTTTPVPHD; encoded by the coding sequence ATGGACGAGCCCACCCGGGCAACACCGCTGCACGGGCTGGCCCTCGCCGGCGCCACCGCCGCGGTCTCGGTCGCGGCGTTCATGAACGTACTCGACACCACCATAGCGGTGGTTGCACTGCCCACCATTGCCGGCAATCTCGCTGCCACTCCATCACAGGCGAGCTGGGTTGTTACCTCCTACGGAGTCTGCCTGGCCGTGGTATTGCCGTTGTCGGGGTGGATATCGCGCCGCTACGGGCTGGTTCGCACCTTTCTTTGCGCGGTACTGCTGTTCACGCTGACCTCATGGCTGTGCGCTTCCGCCAACACCTTCAACCTGCTGCTTTTCTTCCGTGCGCTTCAGGGTTTCGCCGGGGGTCTGCTGCTGCCGCTGTCCCAATCCCTGCTGTTGCGGATCTATCCGCCGGAAAAACACGGCACGGCTCTCGGCATATGGGCCGTCAGCACGGCGATCGCACCGGTGGCAGGACCGTTGCTCGGCGGATACATCACCGATGTGTGGGGTTGGCCCTGGATTTTTTACGTCAATGTTCCATTCGGGCTGTTTTCCGCATACCTGTGCTGGACATTGATGTCCGCGCACGAATCGGAGCGGGTACGCGAGCCGGTCGATCTGGTCGGTCTGTTCCTGCTGGCCACCGGAGTGATCTGCTTCCAGCTGGTACTGGATCGCGGTCATGAACTCGACTGGTTCGCCTCGCCGCAGATCAGCGTGATGCTGACGGTATCGGTGATGTTTTTTTTCCTGTTCATCGTCTGGGAGCGTGATGCGCCGCACCCGATCGTGGACCTGTCCTTGTTCCGCTATACGAACTTCGTTACCGGAACCGCGCTGATCTCGGTGTTTTACGCGGTTTTCGTGGTCGTGGCGGTGGTCTATCCGATCTGGATACAGACCGTGCTCGGCTACTCGGCGCGCTGGTCGGGTATCGTGATGTCGCCCACCAGTATCGTGCCGCTGATCGCGATGCCCTTTGTCGGACAATACGTCCGAACTGCCGATCCGCGCCCTCTGGTCACGATCGGCTGTATCGGCATCACCGGTTCGATGTTGCTTCATGCGCACACCACCACCGATGCCCCCTCCTCATACCTGGCTTTGGCACGTTTCACGATCGGCATGGGCATGCCCCTGGTATGGATGCCACTGATGATGAATGCCCTGACTGGCTTGCCGCCGGACAAGATCAACACTGCCACCGGTTTGTTCAATTTTTCACGCATGCTGCTCTCGAGCCTGGGAACTGCCGCCGCGGTTACCCTGTGGGACGAGCGCTCCATATTCCATCGCGCCCGGCTGGTCGAGGAGGTATCGCGCGACACACCGGAGCGCCGCGCCATCTTCGACTCGATGACCAACACCTTGCAGGATCCGCAAGCCGCGCTGGCCGCACTCGAATCGATAATCACCCGCCAGGCGCGCACGCTCGGGCAACAGGACCTGTTCTACGTTTGCGCCGGCGCGGTGCTGCTGGTCGGGGCAGGTTGCTGGCTGCTTTCGGGCCGTCTTGCCTCGAGCACCACGACACCAGTGCCACATGATTGA
- a CDS encoding winged helix-turn-helix transcriptional regulator, with product MIDLGDHEARHIAALYRHMLKHLDRELAPHGLGPGRYAYLFALYIEDGRTQQALADTVGADKAGAARALARLETDGYIRRVADPRDRRVVRAFLRPRGRRQRMVLEQAALDTIDRLTAHLDDTERRDLKRLLARVATPLLKRLSNDRRARTHGAR from the coding sequence ATGATTGATCTCGGCGACCACGAAGCACGCCATATTGCGGCGCTGTACCGCCACATGCTCAAGCACCTCGATCGCGAACTCGCACCCCACGGTCTCGGCCCGGGGCGCTATGCTTACCTCTTTGCGCTGTATATCGAGGACGGACGCACCCAGCAGGCACTGGCCGACACGGTGGGCGCAGACAAGGCGGGGGCAGCGCGCGCGCTGGCGCGACTCGAGACCGATGGTTATATACGCCGCGTCGCCGACCCGCGTGATCGGCGCGTGGTACGGGCCTTCCTGAGACCACGCGGGAGACGCCAGCGCATGGTGCTCGAGCAGGCGGCACTCGATACCATTGACCGCCTGACCGCGCACCTGGACGACACCGAGCGGCGCGATCTGAAACGGTTGCTGGCCAGGGTGGCGACACCCCTGCTGAAACGCCTGAGTAACGACCGCAGGGCAAGGACACACGGCGCGCGATGA
- a CDS encoding HD-GYP domain-containing protein, producing the protein MSKVTVSRPGYFRGASDRVQVPVAALRVGMRVLELDRPWTETPFLFQGFRIETLQQIEEISRYCAHVVVEYDVDLWIKPTERAVLGKSVRRRPSSDSPPPLRQNYESASRLQNDARALTRNMMDDVRLGRAINIEEVKATVSNAVKTIIDSPDAMIWLSRIRTKSEYTAEHCVNVGLLSINFGRHLGYGEDDLRHIGLAGMLHDVGKSLTPVEVLHKEGALNQEEFELMRAHTTDGRNILMAHRDAPYGSVDVAYAHHESLDGTGYPRKLKAAGISDMTRIVTICDVYDAITSDRCYRRGQPSLRALDVLNRESGKKFDARLVEEFVRCMGLYPTGSVVELKNGCHGIVTTTNHRNRHLPRVLLIRDEAHQPCAERILDLGKLSGQEGMEGWLIKTVVPNGVHGIRVEEYVRRGLHLQ; encoded by the coding sequence ATGTCCAAAGTAACCGTATCAAGACCGGGATATTTTCGAGGCGCCTCGGATCGGGTACAGGTTCCGGTCGCAGCGCTCAGGGTTGGCATGCGGGTGCTGGAACTGGATCGTCCCTGGACCGAGACACCGTTCCTGTTCCAGGGTTTCAGGATCGAGACGCTGCAGCAGATCGAGGAAATATCCAGGTACTGTGCCCACGTCGTGGTTGAATACGATGTCGATCTGTGGATAAAGCCCACGGAGCGGGCGGTATTGGGCAAGTCCGTGCGTCGTCGCCCGAGCTCCGATTCGCCGCCTCCCCTGCGTCAGAACTACGAGAGCGCCAGCCGTCTCCAGAACGACGCGCGCGCGCTGACGCGCAACATGATGGACGATGTGCGTCTCGGTCGTGCGATAAACATCGAGGAAGTCAAGGCCACGGTCTCGAACGCGGTGAAGACGATCATCGATAGTCCGGATGCGATGATCTGGCTGTCGCGCATCCGTACCAAGAGCGAATACACCGCCGAGCATTGTGTGAACGTCGGGTTGCTGTCGATCAATTTCGGACGGCACCTGGGCTATGGCGAGGACGACCTCAGGCATATCGGCCTGGCCGGTATGCTCCACGATGTCGGAAAATCGCTGACCCCGGTTGAGGTGCTGCACAAGGAAGGCGCGCTGAACCAGGAGGAGTTCGAGTTGATGCGTGCCCACACGACCGATGGGCGCAATATCCTGATGGCGCATCGCGATGCGCCGTACGGATCGGTCGATGTCGCCTATGCCCACCACGAGTCACTCGATGGCACCGGCTATCCGCGCAAGCTCAAAGCCGCGGGCATCTCGGACATGACGCGTATCGTCACGATCTGTGATGTCTACGATGCGATCACCTCGGACCGCTGCTATCGCAGGGGACAGCCGTCATTGCGCGCGCTGGACGTGCTGAACCGCGAGAGTGGCAAGAAGTTCGATGCGCGACTGGTGGAGGAGTTCGTGCGCTGCATGGGACTCTATCCGACCGGCAGCGTGGTGGAACTGAAGAACGGCTGTCACGGCATCGTGACCACTACCAATCACCGCAATCGGCATTTGCCGCGGGTGCTGCTGATTCGTGACGAAGCGCACCAGCCATGCGCGGAGCGTATCCTCGATCTCGGCAAGCTTTCCGGGCAGGAAGGCATGGAGGGTTGGCTGATCAAGACCGTGGTGCCGAACGGTGTGCACGGGATACGCGTCGAGGAATACGTCAGACGCGGTCTTCACCTGCAGTAG
- a CDS encoding HlyD family efflux transporter periplasmic adaptor subunit gives MNQTTSPTRRRVTLILMFLVFALAGVAAGLWYWTVGQWRETTDNAYVTGNLVVVSAQVEGTVVSISTEENDVVATGSELLRLGDGDALQELQLRQQELALAVQEVVALRAQVARARAELALREVTKRLAQEEFQRRENLHRRKMLSDEELDTARTRAEETAGELDTARQVLSETNIRAGTGAIETQPLVMAAAARLRPAFRAWQKTHIVAPVDGEVARRRVQLGQRVEAGTPLFSIAERHHAWVEANFKESQLRNVRPGQPVDIRSDLYGDEYRLSGEVESIGTGTGAVFSLLPAQNATGNWIKIVQRVPVRIALTQDHDPDYPLPFGASLNVSIDTHERSGPRVALQPPTAPVAQTDVFDYPTDAAERMIAVIIERTAGGAAP, from the coding sequence ATGAACCAGACCACCTCTCCAACGCGTCGCCGCGTCACCCTGATACTGATGTTCCTGGTGTTCGCGCTGGCGGGCGTCGCGGCCGGGTTGTGGTACTGGACCGTGGGTCAGTGGCGCGAAACCACAGACAACGCCTATGTCACGGGGAATCTCGTGGTGGTGAGCGCGCAGGTCGAAGGCACGGTGGTCAGTATCAGCACGGAGGAAAACGATGTCGTCGCCACTGGCAGCGAGTTGCTCCGTCTCGGCGATGGCGATGCCCTGCAGGAATTGCAGTTGCGCCAGCAGGAATTGGCGCTCGCGGTCCAGGAAGTCGTGGCCTTGCGTGCCCAGGTGGCGCGGGCCCGGGCGGAACTCGCGCTGCGCGAAGTGACCAAGCGCCTGGCGCAGGAGGAATTCCAGCGACGCGAGAATCTGCACCGGCGCAAGATGCTTTCGGACGAGGAACTCGATACCGCACGCACGCGCGCCGAGGAGACTGCCGGCGAACTCGATACCGCCCGCCAGGTCCTGAGCGAGACAAACATTCGCGCCGGAACCGGGGCCATCGAGACCCAACCCCTGGTCATGGCCGCCGCGGCCCGCCTGCGACCCGCATTTCGCGCCTGGCAGAAGACCCATATCGTTGCCCCGGTGGATGGGGAGGTCGCGCGTCGGCGGGTACAGCTCGGACAGCGGGTGGAAGCCGGAACACCGTTGTTCAGCATTGCCGAACGTCACCATGCCTGGGTCGAAGCCAATTTCAAGGAAAGCCAGCTGCGCAATGTGCGTCCGGGACAGCCGGTCGACATACGCTCCGACCTCTATGGCGATGAATACCGTCTGAGCGGCGAAGTGGAGAGCATCGGCACCGGCACCGGTGCGGTGTTCTCGCTGCTTCCGGCGCAGAACGCCACCGGCAACTGGATCAAGATCGTGCAGCGCGTACCGGTGCGCATCGCGCTGACGCAGGATCACGACCCCGACTATCCGCTGCCCTTCGGCGCATCGCTGAACGTCAGCATCGACACCCACGAGCGCAGCGGCCCGCGTGTTGCATTGCAGCCGCCGACTGCGCCGGTGGCACAAACCGATGTGTTCGATTACCCGACCGATGCGGCCGAGCGCATGATCGCTGTGATCATCGAGCGCACCGCAGGTGGGGCGGCACCCTGA